The sequence below is a genomic window from Lysobacter capsici.
GAAGGACCAGCTGCCGGGCGAGGTGATGTTCGTGTTCCAGCCGGCCGAGGAAGGCCCGCCGGTCGCGGGCGCGCCGTTCGGCGCCAGGCTGATGCTCGACGAGGGCGTGTTCAAGGACTTCAAGCCCGAGGCGGTGTTCGGCCTGCACGTGTGGGCCGGATTGCAGGTCGGCGAGGTCGGCTATCGCAGCGGCCCGATGCTGGCCAGCGCCGACGAATGGAGCCTGACCGTGCGCGGCAAGCAGACCCACGGGTCGCGGCCGTGGGACGGGGTCGACCCGATCACCGTCGGCGCGCAGATCCTGCTCGCCAGCCAGAGCCTGATCGCGCGCCAGATCAACATCGCCGCGACCCCGGTGGTGCTGACCGCGGGCCAGTTCAACAGCGGCGTGCGCTTCAACATCATTCCCGACGAAGCCAAATTGGTCGGCACCTTGCGCACCTTCGACGCCGGCGTGCGCGAGGACGTGATCGCGCGCCTGCGCCGCACCGCCGAGGATTACGCCCATGCGGCCGGCGCCAGCGCCGAGTTGCAGGTGGTCAACAACGCGCCGGCGACCGTCAACGACCCGGCGCTGACCCGGCGCGTGCTGCCGTCGCTGCAGCGCGCGGCCGGCGAGGACCAGGTCAAGGAATCGGGGCTGGTGACCGTGGCCGAGGATTTCTCCCAGTTCGCCAACACCGTGCCGGGGTTCTATTTCTTCGTCGGCTCGACCGCGAAGGGAACCGACCCGGCGAAAGCACCGATCAATCATTCGCCGAACTTCATGCTCGACGAAGGTGCATTGGAGGTCGGCACGAAGACGATGTTGCAGGTCGCGCTGGATTATCTGCACGGGCCTTGAGGCGTGAGCGAGCCCGTGCCGGGACGCGGCAGGCCCCGCACAAGCTGCGAGGCCGGCGACGCGACCTCGCCGGCGGCTGACGTCGCCTGTGATTTGATTTGATTTGATTTGGTTTCGTCTGGTCTGGTCTGGTCTACAGCGATTCTCGCGCTTACTACAAGTAGCCTTGTTCCTACCTACCGTCATTCCCGCGAACGCGGGAATCCAGTGCCTTTCGTGCGAGAACGCTTGAAGTCACTGGATTCCCGCCTTCGCGGGAATGACGACCTGGTGGGATGACGCTGAAGTCTCTGGATTCCCGCCTTCGCGGGAATGACGGTAGGCGGGTTGCGCGGAAATCGTCCTAACGGAAATCGTTCCGACATCGCAACGACTCAAGCCTGGAAACGAGCCCCGAGCGCGGAACCGCTTTTCCCGAATCCCGACTCCCAATTCCCGCCCCAACCGACCAACGTAGCGCATCCCCACCGCCCCCCCATCGGCTAGCATCGAACCTTTCCCGCCCGGAGTTCCGTCGATGAAGCGTCCGCTGTCCGTCGCGTTGCGTTGCGCCCTGAGTCTCGGCGTCCTCGCCGCCCTGCCGCTGGCCGCCGCCGCGCAATCGAGCGAACGTCCCGAGGTCGCCGCCGCCGCGGCCAAGGTCAAGGCCGACGTGATCGCCTGGCGCCGCGACTTCCATCAGCACCCGGAGCTGTCCAACCGCGAGGAACGCACCTCGGCCAAGGTCACCGAACACCTGCGCAAGCTCGGCCTCAAGCCGCTGACCGGGATCGCCCGCCACGGCGTGGTCGCGATCATCGAAGGCGGCAAGCCCGGCCCGAAGATCGCGATCCGCGCCGACATGGACGCGCTGCCGGTGACCGAGCAGGTCGATCTGCCGTTCGCCTCCAAGGCCACCGCGACCTTCCGCGGCGAAACCGTCGGGGTCATGCACGCCTGCGGCCACGACGCCCACACCGGCATCCTGCTCGGCATCGCCGATGCGCTGGTGGCGATGAAGAAAGACCTGCCGGGCCAGGTGATGCTGGTGTTCCAGCCCGCCGAAGAAGGCGCGCCGGCCAATGAGGAAGGCGGCGCCTCGCTGATGCTCAAGGACGGCCTGTTCAAGGACTTCAAGCCCGAAGCCATGTTCGGCCTGCACGTGTTCTCGACCCTGCCCGCCGGCCAGCTCGGCGTGCGCGGCGGGCCGCTGATGGCCGCCTCCGACCGCTTCAGCATCACCATCAAGGGCCGCCAGACCCACGGCTCCACCCCGTGGGGCGGGATCGACCCGATCGTCGCCGCCGCCGACGTGGTCGGCACCGCGCAGACCATCATCAGCCGCCGCACCAACATCGCCAAGCTACCGGCGGTGGTCACCTTCGGCTCGATCAAGGGCGGCATCCGCTACAACATCATTCCCGACGAGGTCGAAATGACCGGCACCATCCGCACCTTCGACGAAGGCATGCGCCAGGCGATCTTCAAAGACCTCAAGAACGTCGCCGACCACGTCAGCGCCGCGCACGGCGCCCACGCCGAAGCGCAGGTGCCCGACCAGGACGGCAACCCGGTCACCTACAACGACCCGGCGCTGACCGCACGCATGCTGCCCAGCCTCAAGGCCGTGGCCGGCGACAAGAACGTGATCGAAATGCCGCTGGTGATGGGCGCGGAGGATTTCTCGTACTACGCCAAGGAAGTGCCGGCGATGTTCTTCTTCGTCGGTTCGACCGAAGCGGGCGTGGACCCGTCGACTGCGCCTAGCAACCATTCGCCGAAGTTCAAGCTCGACGAAAGCTCGCTGGACATCGGCCTGCGCGCGATGCTGCAGGTGACGCTGGATTATTTGAATGGGTCCAAGGCCGGGTGAGAGGCGGGTAAGCGGCAAGATTTGGAAGCCGCGCGCCGTCGTGCATGCCGGCTGATCGTCAGATCGCCGTCGGCCACGAACTATTGCCCCCTTTGAAAAAGGGGGCGAGCGCCCGGCGAAACCCAGTCGGCTGAACTTGGACCGGAGCGCGGGGGATTTGCTCTTGCCGGCAGATCGCCTCGCCTGCACAGCAAAAGCAAATCCCCCCCTAGCCCCCCTTTTTCAAAGGGGGGAACAGATGCGCGGCTGCTTGGAAGACCGTCGCTTTCATGTCGAAACAACCGGCAATCAGTGTTCTTGCGGCCACCGCGTCGAGCTGCCCACAGCAGCAGTGACGGCGGCCGCCGCCGCCCATCCCTCCGACCGCCCGATCCCACCCCGGTCCGCCCGAGCCGGAGCGGCTAAAATCCCCGCATGACCTCCCACGACCTCCCCCTCGGCCGCCACGTCGACTACCCGCGCGAGTACGACGCCTCGCTGCTGTTCCCGATCGAACGCGCGCTCGGCCGCGCTCACCTGGGCCTGCGCGACGACGCCCTGCCGTTCGTCGGCTACGACCGCTGGCACGCCTACGAACTGAGCTGGCTCGACCGCCGCGGCAAGCCGCGCGTGGGCACCGCGACCGTGTCGGTGCCGGCGACCTCGCCGCACCTGATCGAATCCAAGTCGCTCAAGCTCTACCTCAACTCCTTCAACGCGACCGCCTTCGACGACGAAGCCGCGGTGCTCGCGACGATCGCGCGCGACCTGTCGGCCGCGGCCGGCGCGACGGTCGAGGTCGCCTCCGGCCTGCCGGCGATCGGCGCGGACGAGCCCAGCGACTCGATCGACGAGCTCGACGTCGCGATCGACGACTACGGCCCGCCCAAGGCCGAGCATCTGGCGATCGAGTCCGACACCCTCGTCGAGGAACGCCTGAGCAGCGCCCTGCTCAAGTCCAACTGCCCGGTCACCGGCCAGCCCGACTGGGCGCGCGTCACCCTCGCCTACCGCGGGCCGAAGCTCGACCGCGCCGCGCTGCTGCGCTATCTCATCTCCTTCCGCGACCACGCCGAGTTCCACGAACAGTGCGTCGAACGCATCCATGCCGACCTGAGCCAGCGCACCGCGCCGCAGTGGCTGTCGGTGGAAGCGCGCTACACGCGGCGTGGCGGACTGGACATCAATCCGTGGCGCGGCAGCCCCGGCCTGAGCCCGCCACGGGCCGGCCGCGACGAGCGCCAATAGACCGGTGCGCACATCGCCTACACAGGGCGTGTGCCACCGCGTAGCCGGCAAAAATCCGGGTGGAATCCGCTCATTCAGTTTCGTTATGGACGTTCACGCGGACGCTATGTCTTTTTAACAAGCGTCATGTCATGTTCCGCTTCGCCACTTCGGCAGGAGCCCTCAACCCATGACTACCCCGGACAAGAAAGCCGATTTTTCCGATGTGCAAGGCGGTGTGTCTAGCACCGACGAAATCAAAGAGAAGGCCGACTTCAGCGACGTGCAAGGCGGCGTGAGCTCGACCGATCAGATCACCGGCGGTGGCGAGCAGACCTATACGGTCGAGAAGGGCGACACGCTTTCGCATATCGCCAAGCAGGTCTACGGCAAGTCGAGCAAGTGGAACGCGATTTTCGAAGCCAACCGCGACCAGCTCGACGATCCCGACAAGATCCAGCCCGGCCAGGTCCTCAAGATTCCGACCATCAACGACTGATCCGTCGACTGCGTTTCACCATCATTGCCATCGTTCCCAGGAGATCCACCATGTTGATCCGCACTCGTACGCATTACGCCGTCGCCGCCGCTCTGGTCGCCACGCTGGCGCTGGCCGGCTGCAAGAAGAAAGAAGAGGCCGCGCCGCCGCCGCCGGCCGCCGAAACTCCGGCGCCTGCTCCGGCCGAGCCCGCTCCCGCCCCGGCTCCGGTGGCTGCGACCGCCACCGTCGCCAGCGTCGACCTGGGCAGCGCGATCGGCGCCGACAAGAAGGTCACCGCGGCAGCCGCGTCGTTCAAGCCGAAGGACACGATCTACGCTTCGGTCAGCACCAGCACCTCCGATCCGGCCGCGACCGTCGCGACCAAGCTCGGCGCCAAGTGGACCTTCCAGGACGGCCAGACCGTTCACGAAGATCCGGCGGCTGACGTGCAGGCCACCAATGGCGGCGTGACCGAATTCCACATCAACAGCCCGAAGGGTTTTCCGGAAGGCAAGTACAAGGTCGAAATCACTCAGGACGGCAATGTCGTCCAGAGCAAGGAATTCGACGTCAAGAAGTAAGCGACTCTCTCCGCCTGACTGGGCGGGCAAGCCAGGGCGCGGCTTATTGCCGCGCCCTTTTTTTTTGGCTTCGGTTTAGTGAAGGGAATGCTGCTTCGCGGTGGATGGACCGAATGCACTGGCTTCCAGCGCGAATGCACTCGCTCGCAGCAATCGCCCACCACCCCACGCAGCATTCCCCCCATTTGAAAAAGGGGGGTTAGGGGGGATTTGCTTTTGCTTTTCGCACCCCAAGGAGCGGAAGCAAAAGCAAATCCCCCGCGCTACAGCGACGATCACAAACGCGGCCCTCGCCGGGCGCCCGCCCCCTTTTTCAAAGGGGGCGATGATTGACGCACTAAGCCCCCGGAAATTCCCCATCCACATACACCCACCGCCCATCGACCCGCGCGAACCGGCTGACCTCGTGCAGCCGCACCGCGCAGCCGCCGCCGATCCGATAGCGCGCGACGAACTCGACCACCGCCGCGTCCTCGCCCTCGCGCCGGTAGCGCTTGACCTGCAGGCCGAGCCACCGCACCGACGCATCGACCTCCAGCTCGGCCGGACAGGTGTCCGCATGCCAGCTCGCGCGCAGGTACTCCAGATCGCCGACCGCATACGCGCTGTAGCGCGAGCGCATCAGCTGTTCGGCGGACTCGGGCGCGGCCGCGCCGGCATGCAGCCGTCCACAACAGGCGGCGTAGCGGCGCACGGGGTCGCAGGGGCAGGCGGCGGGCAGGGGCAGGCGGGCGGTCATGGCGTATTTTCAGCGCAGACACGCCGCTGCGACTACCATGCGCGTCCCCCCCGCTGCACGAGTCCCCCCATGAAAGCGCCCGCCTACCTCGACGACGCCCAGATCGAACGCCTGGCCGACCTGCTCGACCAGCGCGCCGTGCCGCACAAGGGCTTCAACCTGGAAGCGCTGGACGGCTTTCTGTCGGCGCTGGTGGTGAGCCCCGCGCAACCCGAGGCCGAGCAATGGCACCCGGTGGTCTGGGGCGGCAAGGAACCGCGCTGGAACGACGAGGCCGAGGCCGCCGAGGTCCACGCCCTGCTGCAAGGCCACTGGAACATGGTCAGCGCGCGGGTCCGCTACGGCGACGACGACCTGCCCGACCACCTGGCCCCGCTGCTGTGGCTGCCGGAGGAACCCGAGACCGAACAGCCCGACGAACTCGACGTCGGCCGCGACTGGTCGTTCGGCTTCTTCCGCGCGGTCGAATTGAACGAGGCGGGCTGGGACCAGTGGCTCGACGACAACGACTGGATCGACGAGATCTTCACCCTGTTCGACCGCCTCGCCAGCGGCGAAGTGATGGGCGAAGACCCGGAAGCGCCGGGCACCCCGATCAGCTACCGCGAGCGGCTGGAAATCGTCGCCGGCCTGCCGGGCATGCTGGCCGACCTGCACCACCACCGCATCGAAGCGCTGACCCCGCGCAAACCGCTGCGCCGCGAAGACACCCCCGATCGCAACGATCCGTGTCCGTGCGGCAGCGGCAAGAAATACAAGAAGTGCCACGGGGCCTGATTCGCCGTGCGCGTGGCCGGCCTCCACGGATCCGGCCGCACACTCATGTCATCCCGTTGAACACGCATTGCGGCACACACTCGGCCGATCGCGACGGCATGCGCGTCGGCCGGCGGCTCGATCGCGCGTAGATCAGCGCCCCGCGCGATACCGATCCAGGCCGCGCATCGGGTATCGTCCGGACCGAATCGCCCGTCTCCGGACCGCTCGCATGCGCGACACGCAACTGGGTTTCCACTATTCCTGGTCGGATTTGCGTCCGGTACGGCCGCTGGTGCTGGCGGTGCTGCTGGCCGAACTCGTCGGCGCGGCGATCGGCTGGTCCAGCTTGTCGGCGCCCAGCGGGTTCGTGCGGTTGTGGTTCGGCGCCGCCCTGTCGGCGCTGCCTGGGTTTGCGCTCGGCCTGATCGTGCAATGGCTGTCGGCACGCGAGCGGTTCGCGACCCACCCGGTGTTGATCCGCCGCATCGGTTTGATCGCGACGCTGCTGACCACCCTGGCCGCCGGGCTGATGTTGATGCTCGGCCTCGACGCCGAATTCGGCCAATCCCGCTGACGTCCCGCTTTGCGCGGGCCCCCGAGCTGGATCGTGCTTGCGCCGACGATGGCGGTCGATGAGAAAATCGCGCTCATCTTCCCCGTACCCGACGTCATGTCGTCTGCTGCCCACCCCTGCCTGAGCTGCGGCGCCTGCTGCGCCCGTTTCCGCGTCGCCTTCCACTGGAGCGAGACCGACGCGCACCCGCACGGCGTGGTGCCCAGCGAACTCACTCAAGCGCTCGATCCGCACCGGGTCGCGATGCGCGGCACTTATGCCGGCGCGATCCGCTGCACTGCATTGAATGGCACGGTCGGCGTCGACGCGCACTGCGGCATCTATGCGCAGCGTCCGTCGCCGTGTCGCGAACTCAAACCTGCGTGGGAAGACGGAACCGCGAGTCCGCAATGCGACAAGGCGCGCGCGGCGTATGGAATGGCGCCGTTGTCGCCGCAGCTGTGGCGGACTCAGAGCACCGAGGTGTCTGAAGCCGGCTAGTCTTCGAGGTCGACTTGCAACCGGGAGTCGTTGTGACGATAGCGCCCCAGGCCGACCGCCTCGAACTCGTCATGACTCCGGCCGCAGACCGCCACCTCGAGCACCCTCAGCGCGCCGTTGATAACGCCGATATGTCCTGACATCGGACGTAGGCCAATCGGCCGTCGACGAATACGACTCCAGCATCGTGATCTGCGCTACGTCCTGCCGGCACCCATAGCAAAGAAGTTGTCGCAACAGTTCGCGCCAGCGCCTCAGTGGCGCCGATCCATCATCATGGGCGCAACGCGGACAGCTTGCTTTCCTCCGGCAGCAGCTGCGCGGCGCGCTCCATCGGCTGCTTGCGCACGACGATGTCGTACCAGACTTCGTCGTCGTCGCATTCCGGCCCCAGTTCCAGCAGATCCATTACCCCGACGAACTCGAAGAACACCCGATTGCCGTCGCTGTTGGAATAATCGTGTTGCGCTTTGCGCCCGCGCCGCTTCGCCTCGGCCAGCGCCTTGCGCGCGCCGGCGGCGTGGAACACGACGATTCGTTCCTCACAGGTCCGCATGATGCCGGGATCGGCGCCGATCATGACCCGGAACTGGAACAGCAGTTTGGCCGAGTAACGCAATTGAGCCGGGTCGATCGATGGATTCATGGCGAAGCATCCTGTTTTCGCTGCGGCGAGTCCGGCGAGTCGAATATCGGCCGGATGAAATAGAGCTGCTTGTGTCCCTTGTCTTCATACTTCTTTCGCAAATATTCGGCCGATGCGTTCGAATGCAAATATTCCATCGGGAATTCGTTGCCGTTGTCGTCCAGACGGTAAAGCCTCCACCGCGCTGGCCCCAGCTGATCGGACACCCAGGGCAGTTCGCTTTCTTCCAGGCCCAGAACTCGCAGAACGATCTCAAGATCGCGCCGGGTACGCGCCCAGATCGGTTGCCGAAACCAACCGCAACCGGGGCGCCCATACGATCGCGCAGCCCTTCGCGCGAGCCAACAACGCCCGATGCGCCGTCACGACCGTGGCACGTTGCAGTACGTGGTAATCGGGAGCGAACGCCACGCGCGCCAGTTCGTTGAGCGAACGCCGTGCGGGGATCGGCCCGAACTCGGTAAAGCTGCCGCGAAAGTCCAGCCAATGCGAATCCCCCGGATCGGTGCGGCGGATGCCGATGACGCGTTGAAATCGCGTCAGCAGGGGACGCCAGTCCTCGTCCGCTGCCCAAATGCGCGAATCGTGCAAGGGACGTGGTTGGGTGAACAGCCAGATTCCGTGTCGACGCAGCACATGCCCTCCCTGCGCTCGGGCCGCCGGAACTGGCATCGCCGCGAGCAGTGTGTTCGCAGTATCGCCGACGGCGGCCGGCTCCGGATCGGGCCGCATGCGCGCCGCGGCGCCTGCGGGCGCGACCGCCTGAAACACAGCGACCCACCGCGCACTTTGCCTCGCCCCGCCCGAACCGCGACAATGGCGGGCCGGGTCGCAGCGCCATCGCGTCCCGCAAGGACCCTGCTCCGCCCCGTGCGCCCGCGCACGGTGGCCCCACTGGAGATCGTAATGACCGAGTTCGTAGCGACGCCGCCCGCAGGCGGCGCCAAGATCACCAAGAGCCCGACCGGCCTGAATGTGCCGGATCGCCCGATCATCCCGTTCATCGAAGGCGACGGCACCGGCCCGGACATCTGGCGCGCTTCGGTGCGCGTGCTCGACGCCGCGGTCGCCAAGGCCTACGGCGGCAGCAAGAAGATCGAGTGGCTCGAGGTCTATGCCGGCGAGAAAGCCAACAACACCTACGGCACCTGGCTGCCCGACGGCACCGTGCAGGCGTGCCGCGATTACCTCGTCAGCATCAAGGGCCCGCTGACCACGCCGGTCGGCGGCGGCATCCGCTCGCTCAACGTCGCGCTGCGCCAGATGCTCGACCTGTACGTCTGCCTGCGCCCGGTGCGCTGGTTCGAGGGCGTGCCCTCGCCGGTCAAGAAGCCCGGCGATGTCGACATGGTGATCTTCCGCGAGAACACCGAGGACATCTACGCCGGCATCGAATGGGCCGGCGGCAGCGCCGACTCGCAGAAGGTGCTCGACTTCCTGCAGAAGGAATTCCCGCAGGCGTTCGACAAGATCCGCTTCGGCACCGCCGAAAAGAACGCGGCGTGGCTGGGCGAGCTGCAGGCCATCGGCGCTCCGGCGCGCGAGCTGCCGGTCGAAGTCGGCCTGGGCATCAAGCCGGTCAGCCGTCTGGGCACCGAGCGCCTGGTCCACAGCGCGATTTCCTACGCGATCGAGAACAAGCGCAAGTCGGTGACCCTGGTCCACAAGGGCAACATCATGAAGTACACCGAAGGTGGCTTCCGTGACTGGGGCTACCAGGTGGCGCGCGACTTCTTCGGCGCGGTCGAACTCGACGGCGGCCCGTGGCACGTGATTCCCGAAGGCAAGCCGGGCGCGGGCTTGGTCATCAAGGACGCGATCGCCGACGCCTTCCTGCAGCAGATCCTGCTGCGTCCGCGCGAGTACGACGTCTCGGCGACCTTGAACCTCAACGGCGACTACCTGTCCGACGCGCTCGCCGCGCAAGTCGGCGGCATCGGCATCGCGCCGGGCGCGAACATCAACTACGTGACCGGCCACGCCGTGTTCGAGGCGACCCACGGCACCGCGCCGAAGTACGCCGACCTCGACAAGGTCAACCCGGGCTCGGTGATCCTGTCGGGCGAGATGATGCTGCGTTACCTGGGCTGGACCGAAGCGGCCGACGCGATCATCGCCGCGATGGACAAGGCCATCGGCAGCAAGCGCGTGACCTACGATTTCGCCCGTCTGATGGACGGCGCGACCGAGGTCAAGTGCTCGGAGTTCGCCGACGAGATCATCAAGCACCTGTAATCGGGGCTTTGATGGGATTCGTGCAAAAGGGCGCTTCGGCGCCCTTTTGTTTTGCAACGCGTAAATCGGTTGCTACCTGTAGGAGCGGCGCGAGCCGCGACCGCGACATCACGCTTGCGTCGTATCTGCGATGTCGCGGTCGCGGCTTGTGACCGAAGGAAATCCAGTAGGACGCCGCTCCTACAGGGGGCGCCCGATGCAACGAAAAGGCCCGGCGGAGGCCGGGCCTTTCGCATGCAACGGTCGCCGCCAGCGCGCTCAGCGCATATACGGCGCCTGCGTATTGTCCACCTGCTTGCGCTGGATCTCTTCGATCTTGGCCCGCTCTTCCTCGGCGGTCATGCGGTGCTTGGGCGCGATGTTCGGCTCGATCAGGCGCATCCAGTTGCGGGTGATCTGCTTGCTTTCTTCCTCGCAGCGCAGCGCGCGCGCTTCGGGCAGGCGGCCGCTGGTGACGATGCGCAGGTACTTGCCCGGGTTGTGGCCGTAGACCATGCACTGCAGGTTGAAGTAACGCTGCGCGCCGACCGAATGTTCGTCGGCATAGGTCGCCATGTCGTGCTGGCCGTCGTCGGTGGCGATGAAGAAGGTCGCCGCCAGCTGCAGTTTCTGGGCGATGTCGCCGGCCGATTCGTCGGCGCTGACGAACGACAGCATCAAGGTCGTGGCGAGCTGGTCGACCGCGTCTTCCTCGCGGCCGGTCGAGGGCAGGTCGAGCATGTCGACCAGCGCGTGGCCGGTTTCGTGCAGCATCAGGAAGCGCAAGTTGGCCATCAGGTAGTTGAGCTGATCGCGGGTGCTGCCGCCGCTGGCCTGGGTCATGGCCGCGCCCTGGCGGACCAGGAACTCGAGCATCTCGTAGCACAGCACGATGTCGCCCTTGTCCTTGGCGTAGAACGCGTTGACCGTGCCGCATTCGGCGGCGATGTAGTGGATCGGTCGCGGCAGGGTCAGCCAGCCGTCGAGCTGGTTGACCTCGGGCAGTTGCTTGAGCACGTCGATCTCGCGCGCCATGTTGTACATCGGCAACAGGTCGGGATTGCGCGGCGACACGTATTCGTAGGTGAAGTGGGTGCCGTCGGCTTTTTCGGCCGGCACTTCGGCGGCGACCGGCACCACGTCGGCCGGCGGCGTTATGGCTTCGACCGGCTTGACCGGCACCGCGGCCGCGGCGGCGATGGGCGCCACGACCGGTGCGGCGGCCTGCTTGGCCTGCCATGCGCTGTAACCCCAGATCGAGCAGACCGCGATCAGGGCCGCAGCGAGAATGCCGATGATGATCTTCTGTACCATGTGAGTGGCTCTTGTCAGGAATGGCGCGGGACACGACGATCCCGATTCCGAGCGCACAAGACGCGGCTGACGATTGGACTTCCCCGATGGCCGTTCCAACCGGCGCCAGTTGCCTCCTTGCACCGTCGGGATCGGATGGTACTCCGATATTTCTGAGGATTGCATCGAATTTTTGACAGTTGCGCTCGCCGAATTCCGGTCGGGCGCGGGCCTGCGGGCGATGGCGCGACGGATCGGCCCGGCGACGCACCGCGACCCTGCACGCGACGCTTTAAGGACGACACGACATGACCGACACCGACCTGCCCCTCGACGGCCCGTTCGCCGGCATCGATCTCGATCAGGTCGACCCGTCGCTGCGACGCAGCTTCATCGAAGCGGCGCAGGATTTCGCCGAGGTGATCGCCGGCCGTTCGCCGCGCCATGCCGGCGAGGATCGCGAAGGGCCGGTGGCTTCCGACGGCGGCAGCCGCTGCTACCGCGGCCATGGCTACAGCGTGCTGGTGCTCAAGCGGCTGGCGCAATTCGGCGGCGTGGACGGGCTGGTGTACGGGCCGATCCTGAGCTTCGACGAAGCCTTCGGCCCGCATGAGCGGCAACTCAGCAGCACCCGTTTCTACACCTACGACGCCTTGCGCGCGTTGCTCGGCCGGTCGGCCTGACTGTGCCGAGTTGGGCGCGCGGTGTTTGGTTGCTGTATATCGCCGTGACGCTGCCGGCGTGGGTGCATTGGCATTACGTGGTCGGCCGATTCGATCTGGCTTCGTTTAGCGATATGAGCCCGGCGCGGTTTCTCGGCGAACTGGCGCTGGTGGCGCTCGCGTTGTTCGTGGTGTCGGTGCTGCCGTGGTCGCTGTGGCTGGGCCGGCGACGGCGGCGGCATGGGCCGCGTCGTCGCGACGCCTGGATAGGCGCGCTCGCGATGGCCGCGGCCACGCTGCTTGCGCTGCACGTCAACCTCGCTGCATACGCGCCGTTCTACGGCAACACCTGGGCGCGGTGGGAGCCGACGTTCGAACTGGTCCTGCCGCAGTGGCCGTGGTTGCTGGCGAGTGTCTGGCTGACGGTTGCGCTGGAGATGGCGGTTTCGGCGCGTGCGCGGCAGCGATTGCAAAAATAAAGCGTGCGGCGCCAATCAGAGCCCACTTTGTGAGGGGGCGGCGCTCGGCGCAGCGCGAGGCAGGCGCGAAACTATCGCGCGGGGGATTCGCTTTTTGCTCGCGTAGCAGGAGCAAAAGCAAATCCCCCCTGCCCCCCTTTTTCAAAGGGGGGAAAAGCATGGGGTGCGAGGTGTGGCGAAGCGTTGGGGCGGAGAGTTGGAGGGAGATGCAGAGTTGTCGCGCCGATGGATCGAATGGCGTGTCGCTCAGCAATCGTTGTTCTCGTACACCGTCCGCTCAAGCTGATCGTCTAGCTTTTCGCGCTCGGCCTTGCCCACTGGTGTCTTGCTCAGCTGCACAGGCAGCAATCGTTCGCCGTCGGGGCTGATCCATTTGCCCTTGAGCATGCCGCT
It includes:
- the icd gene encoding NADP-dependent isocitrate dehydrogenase, with product MTEFVATPPAGGAKITKSPTGLNVPDRPIIPFIEGDGTGPDIWRASVRVLDAAVAKAYGGSKKIEWLEVYAGEKANNTYGTWLPDGTVQACRDYLVSIKGPLTTPVGGGIRSLNVALRQMLDLYVCLRPVRWFEGVPSPVKKPGDVDMVIFRENTEDIYAGIEWAGGSADSQKVLDFLQKEFPQAFDKIRFGTAEKNAAWLGELQAIGAPARELPVEVGLGIKPVSRLGTERLVHSAISYAIENKRKSVTLVHKGNIMKYTEGGFRDWGYQVARDFFGAVELDGGPWHVIPEGKPGAGLVIKDAIADAFLQQILLRPREYDVSATLNLNGDYLSDALAAQVGGIGIAPGANINYVTGHAVFEATHGTAPKYADLDKVNPGSVILSGEMMLRYLGWTEAADAIIAAMDKAIGSKRVTYDFARLMDGATEVKCSEFADEIIKHL
- a CDS encoding DUF4344 domain-containing metallopeptidase, which translates into the protein MVQKIIIGILAAALIAVCSIWGYSAWQAKQAAAPVVAPIAAAAAVPVKPVEAITPPADVVPVAAEVPAEKADGTHFTYEYVSPRNPDLLPMYNMAREIDVLKQLPEVNQLDGWLTLPRPIHYIAAECGTVNAFYAKDKGDIVLCYEMLEFLVRQGAAMTQASGGSTRDQLNYLMANLRFLMLHETGHALVDMLDLPSTGREEDAVDQLATTLMLSFVSADESAGDIAQKLQLAATFFIATDDGQHDMATYADEHSVGAQRYFNLQCMVYGHNPGKYLRIVTSGRLPEARALRCEEESKQITRNWMRLIEPNIAPKHRMTAEEERAKIEEIQRKQVDNTQAPYMR